The Pseudomonas sp. R4-35-07 genome contains a region encoding:
- the lolB gene encoding lipoprotein insertase outer membrane protein LolB produces MFLRHVIVFSFIALLAGCAGVGNRESVEGQGNPAQWQQHKDQLSSIDGWQIEGKVGVRAPKDSGSGTLFWLQRQDYYDIRLSGPLGRGAARLTGRPGQVSLEVANQGRYEAASPEELLEQQIGWKLPVSHLVWWVRGLPAPDSKSRLSLNGDSRLASLEQDGWQVEYLSYVQQNGYWLPERIKLHGTDLDVTLVIKDWQPRKLGQ; encoded by the coding sequence ATGTTCTTGCGCCACGTTATCGTTTTCAGCTTCATCGCCCTGCTCGCCGGTTGCGCGGGCGTAGGCAACCGCGAATCCGTTGAAGGCCAGGGCAACCCGGCACAATGGCAACAGCACAAGGACCAGCTCAGCAGCATTGACGGCTGGCAGATCGAAGGCAAGGTCGGGGTGCGCGCGCCGAAAGATTCCGGCAGCGGCACCTTGTTCTGGCTGCAACGCCAGGATTACTACGATATTCGCCTCTCCGGCCCGCTGGGTCGCGGTGCAGCCCGCCTGACCGGTCGACCGGGACAAGTCAGCCTTGAAGTGGCCAACCAGGGCCGCTACGAAGCGGCCTCGCCGGAAGAACTGCTGGAGCAGCAGATCGGCTGGAAGCTGCCTGTCTCACACCTGGTCTGGTGGGTGCGCGGCCTGCCGGCGCCGGACAGCAAAAGCCGCTTGAGCCTCAATGGCGACAGTCGCCTGGCCTCCCTGGAGCAGGACGGTTGGCAGGTCGAATACCTGAGCTACGTGCAGCAGAACGGCTATTGGCTGCCCGAGCGCATCAAACTGCACGGCACCGACCTTGACGTCACGCTGGTGATCAAGGACTGGCAACCGCGTAAATTGGGGCAATAA
- a CDS encoding 50S ribosomal protein L25/general stress protein Ctc has protein sequence MNDFTLNAEVRSDLGKGASRRLRRLASLVPAVVYGGDKAPESISMLAKEVAKLLENDAAYSHVIELNVGGTKQNVIIKALQRHPAKGHVLHADFVRVIAGQKLTAIVPVHFVGEEAPVKKGGVVSHTTTELEVSCLPKDLPEFIEVDLSAAEIGTIIHLSDLKAPKGVEFVALAHNDDKAVANVHAPRVVAEDEAGETAAE, from the coding sequence ATGAACGATTTTACTCTGAATGCTGAAGTGCGTTCCGACCTGGGGAAAGGTGCGAGCCGCCGCCTGCGTCGTCTCGCAAGCCTGGTTCCAGCTGTAGTTTACGGTGGCGACAAAGCCCCTGAATCCATCAGCATGCTGGCTAAAGAAGTTGCCAAACTGCTCGAAAACGATGCTGCCTACAGCCACGTTATCGAACTGAACGTTGGTGGCACCAAGCAGAACGTGATCATCAAAGCCCTGCAACGTCACCCGGCCAAAGGCCACGTGCTGCATGCTGACTTTGTACGCGTTATTGCCGGTCAGAAACTGACCGCCATCGTTCCAGTGCACTTTGTTGGTGAAGAAGCTCCGGTCAAGAAAGGTGGCGTTGTTTCCCACACTACTACCGAGCTGGAAGTAAGCTGCCTGCCGAAAGACCTGCCTGAGTTCATCGAAGTCGACCTGTCGGCTGCTGAAATCGGCACCATCATTCACCTGTCCGACCTCAAGGCCCCTAAAGGCGTTGAGTTCGTTGCACTGGCTCACAACGACGACAAGGCTGTTGCCAACGTCCACGCGCCACGTGTTGTAGCAGAAGATGAAGCAGGCGAAACCGCTGCCGAGTAA
- a CDS encoding ribose-phosphate pyrophosphokinase, with protein MSKMMVFTGNANPDLARRVVRQLHIPLGDISVGKFSDGEITAEINENVRGKDVFIIQPTCAPTNDNLMELVVMADAFRRSSATRITAVIPYFGYARQDRRPRSARVAISAKVVADMLTVVGIDRVLTVDLHADQIQGFFDIPVDNIYGSPVLVDDIEDQRFENLMIVSPDIGGVVRARAVAKSLGVDLGIIDKRREKANHSEVMHIIGDVEGRTCILVDDMVDTAGTLCHAAKALKEHGAAKVFAYCTHPVLSGRAIENIENSMLDELVVTNTIPLSAAAQACSRIRQLDIAPVVAEAVRRISNEESISAMFR; from the coding sequence GTGTCCAAGATGATGGTCTTTACGGGGAATGCCAACCCCGATCTGGCTCGACGTGTCGTACGTCAGCTGCATATCCCTCTCGGTGACATCTCTGTCGGTAAATTCTCCGACGGCGAAATTACTGCCGAGATCAATGAAAACGTTCGCGGTAAAGACGTCTTCATTATTCAGCCGACCTGCGCTCCGACCAACGATAACCTGATGGAACTCGTCGTGATGGCTGATGCCTTCCGCCGCTCCTCAGCGACTCGAATCACAGCTGTAATCCCTTATTTTGGTTATGCCCGTCAGGATCGCCGTCCGCGCTCCGCACGTGTGGCCATCAGCGCGAAAGTCGTTGCTGACATGCTGACCGTGGTAGGTATTGACCGTGTTCTCACGGTTGACCTGCACGCTGACCAAATCCAGGGGTTCTTCGATATTCCAGTAGATAACATCTACGGCTCCCCCGTCCTGGTGGATGACATCGAAGACCAACGCTTTGAAAACCTGATGATCGTGTCCCCGGACATTGGTGGCGTCGTGCGTGCACGGGCTGTCGCCAAATCCCTGGGCGTGGACCTCGGTATCATCGACAAACGCCGCGAGAAAGCCAATCACTCTGAAGTGATGCATATCATCGGTGATGTCGAAGGGCGTACCTGTATTCTGGTTGATGACATGGTCGACACCGCCGGCACCCTGTGCCACGCGGCGAAAGCCTTGAAAGAGCACGGTGCCGCAAAAGTCTTCGCCTACTGCACACACCCTGTGCTGTCGGGCCGAGCGATCGAGAACATCGAGAACTCCATGCTGGACGAACTGGTGGTGACCAACACCATCCCGTTGTCCGCTGCAGCTCAAGCCTGTTCGCGTATCCGTCAACTGGATATCGCACCGGTAGTTGCCGAAGCGGTTCGCCGCATCAGCAACGAAGAATCGATCAGCGCGATGTTCCGCTAA
- the pth gene encoding aminoacyl-tRNA hydrolase — MTAIKLIVGLGNPGAEYEQTRHNAGALFVERIAHAQGINLVADRKYFGLTGRFSHQGQDVRLLIPTTYMNRSGQAVAALAGFFRIKPEEILVAHDELDLPPGVAKLKLGGGHGGHNGLRDIIAQLGNQNNFYRLRLGIGHPGVASMVSNFVLGRAPRAEQEKLDASIDFALGVLPDIFAGEWNRAMKNLHSQKA, encoded by the coding sequence GTGACCGCCATTAAACTGATCGTTGGCCTGGGAAATCCAGGCGCCGAATACGAACAGACCCGGCATAACGCGGGGGCCCTTTTTGTTGAGCGCATCGCCCACGCCCAAGGCATCAATCTTGTGGCCGATCGCAAATATTTTGGCCTGACCGGGCGCTTCTCGCACCAGGGTCAGGATGTTCGTCTGCTGATTCCCACCACCTACATGAACCGCAGCGGCCAGGCTGTCGCGGCGCTTGCGGGGTTCTTCCGGATCAAACCCGAGGAAATCCTGGTGGCCCATGACGAACTGGACCTGCCACCCGGCGTTGCCAAGCTCAAGCTGGGCGGCGGGCATGGCGGGCACAATGGCCTGCGCGACATCATCGCGCAGTTGGGGAATCAGAATAATTTCTACCGTCTGCGGCTCGGCATTGGCCACCCAGGCGTTGCCAGTATGGTTTCAAATTTCGTCCTGGGTCGTGCGCCACGCGCCGAACAGGAAAAACTCGATGCCAGCATCGACTTTGCCCTCGGCGTGCTGCCGGATATCTTCGCCGGTGAATGGAACCGTGCGATGAAAAACCTGCACAGCCAGAAGGCCTGA
- the ispE gene encoding 4-(cytidine 5'-diphospho)-2-C-methyl-D-erythritol kinase produces the protein MLHILGRREDGYHELQTLFQFLDYGDELTFAVRDDGVIKLHTAFEGVPHDSNLIVKAAKKLQQQSGCPLGIDIWIDKVLPMGGGIGGGSSNAATTLLGLNHLWQLGWDPDRLAVLGLTLGADVPVFVHGHAAFAEGVGEKLTPVEPEEPWYLVLVPQVSVSTAEIFSDPLLTRNSSPIKVRPVPKGNSRNDCLPVVARRYPEVRNALNLLGKFTEAKLTGTGSCVFGGFPSKAEADKVSALLTETLTGFVAKGSNVSMLHRKLQNLL, from the coding sequence ATGCTGCATATCCTGGGCCGTCGTGAAGACGGCTACCACGAGTTGCAGACGCTGTTTCAATTCCTCGACTACGGCGATGAACTGACCTTCGCCGTGCGCGACGATGGCGTGATCAAGCTGCACACCGCGTTCGAAGGCGTGCCCCACGACAGCAACCTGATCGTGAAGGCCGCGAAGAAACTTCAGCAGCAATCCGGCTGCCCGCTCGGCATCGATATCTGGATTGATAAGGTCCTGCCCATGGGCGGCGGTATCGGTGGCGGCAGCTCAAATGCCGCGACCACCCTGCTCGGGCTCAACCACTTGTGGCAACTGGGCTGGGACCCTGATCGCCTGGCCGTACTGGGCCTCACACTTGGCGCCGACGTCCCGGTTTTCGTGCATGGGCATGCCGCATTTGCCGAGGGTGTGGGGGAGAAACTGACCCCCGTGGAGCCCGAAGAGCCGTGGTATCTCGTGCTGGTGCCGCAAGTATCTGTAAGTACAGCAGAAATTTTTTCAGATCCGTTGTTGACACGTAACTCTTCTCCCATTAAAGTGCGCCCCGTTCCCAAGGGAAACAGTCGAAATGACTGCTTACCGGTTGTAGCAAGGCGTTATCCAGAAGTACGTAACGCTTTGAATTTGTTAGGTAAATTTACCGAAGCAAAATTAACCGGAACTGGAAGTTGTGTGTTTGGGGGCTTCCCAAGCAAAGCTGAAGCTGATAAAGTCTCGGCCCTTCTTACAGAGACCCTTACAGGGTTTGTAGCAAAAGGAAGCAACGTTTCGATGTTGCATCGCAAGCTGCAAAATCTGCTCTAA
- the ychF gene encoding redox-regulated ATPase YchF has product MGFNCGIVGLPNVGKSTLFNALTKSGIAAENFPFCTIEPNSGIVAMPDPRLAALAAIVNPKRILPTTMEFVDIAGLVAGASKGEGLGNKFLANIRETDAIAHVVRCFEDENVIHVSNSVDPKRDIEIIDLELIFADLDSCEKQLQKVARNAKGGDKDAVVQKGLLEQLIAHFTEGKPARSLMKNMSTDEKAVIKGFHLLTTKPVMYIANVAEDGFENNPLLDVVKAIADEEGAIVVPVCNKIEAEIAELDDGEEKDMFLEALGLEEPGLNRVIRAGYEMLHLQTYFTAGVEEVRAWTVKVGATAPQAAGVIHTDFEKGFIRAEVIAYNDFIQYKGEAGAKEAGKWRLEGKEYIVKDGDVMHFRFNV; this is encoded by the coding sequence ATGGGATTCAATTGCGGCATCGTCGGCCTGCCCAACGTCGGCAAATCCACCCTGTTCAACGCCCTGACCAAGTCCGGTATTGCAGCGGAGAACTTCCCCTTCTGTACCATCGAGCCCAACAGCGGCATCGTGGCCATGCCCGACCCACGCCTGGCTGCACTGGCGGCCATCGTCAACCCCAAGCGCATCCTGCCGACTACCATGGAATTCGTCGACATCGCCGGCCTGGTAGCGGGCGCCTCGAAAGGTGAAGGCCTGGGCAACAAGTTCCTGGCCAACATCCGTGAGACCGATGCCATCGCCCACGTGGTCCGCTGCTTTGAAGACGAGAACGTGATTCACGTCTCCAACAGCGTTGACCCCAAGCGTGATATCGAGATCATTGACCTGGAACTGATCTTCGCCGACCTCGACAGCTGCGAGAAACAACTGCAGAAAGTCGCGCGCAACGCCAAGGGCGGTGACAAGGACGCAGTCGTCCAGAAAGGCCTGCTGGAGCAGTTGATCGCTCACTTCACCGAAGGCAAGCCGGCGCGTAGCCTGATGAAGAATATGAGCACCGACGAAAAAGCCGTGATCAAGGGCTTCCACCTGCTCACCACCAAGCCTGTGATGTACATCGCCAACGTCGCTGAAGACGGCTTCGAGAACAACCCGCTGCTGGACGTGGTCAAGGCCATTGCCGACGAAGAAGGCGCGATCGTGGTCCCGGTGTGCAACAAGATTGAAGCGGAAATCGCAGAGCTGGATGACGGCGAAGAAAAAGACATGTTCCTTGAGGCCCTGGGCCTGGAAGAGCCTGGTCTGAACCGCGTGATCCGCGCCGGCTACGAAATGCTGCACCTGCAGACCTACTTCACCGCCGGTGTCGAAGAAGTCCGTGCCTGGACCGTCAAGGTTGGCGCCACCGCGCCACAGGCCGCCGGCGTGATCCACACCGACTTCGAAAAAGGCTTTATCCGCGCTGAAGTGATCGCCTACAACGACTTCATCCAGTACAAGGGCGAAGCGGGTGCCAAGGAAGCGGGTAAATGGCGTCTTGAAGGTAAGGAATACATCGTCAAGGATGGTGATGTGATGCACTTCCGTTTCAACGTGTAA
- a CDS encoding sigma 54-interacting transcriptional regulator, whose product MSAFDPMDNETAISLVEDPDIEHMLSGTAALNIDILLLGETGTGKDTLAQRIHRLSGRRGNFVALNCAAIPESLAESQLFGVNSGAYTGAIQSRAGSVEAAHMGTLYLDEIDSMPLNLQAKLLRVLESRGVERLGSTRFIPVDMRVIASAQHSLCEMVDQGAFRRDLYFRLNVVNIQLPALRDQRERVIPLFLKMIQQEAEHFECTAPVPSGALLQQLLCHPWRGNVRELRSTAKRFVLGLPPLSPPINEGADTQTHLKARMQQIEKALIEESLRRHQHCVDRVAVELGVAKRTLYYRMKQLEIALGESR is encoded by the coding sequence ATGTCGGCCTTCGACCCCATGGACAATGAAACGGCTATTTCACTTGTTGAAGACCCGGATATTGAACATATGTTGAGCGGCACTGCCGCCCTCAACATTGATATTTTGCTGCTCGGAGAAACCGGCACCGGCAAGGATACCTTGGCGCAACGGATTCATCGCCTGTCGGGACGACGAGGCAACTTCGTCGCCTTGAACTGCGCAGCCATCCCCGAAAGCCTGGCGGAAAGCCAATTGTTCGGCGTTAACAGCGGGGCCTATACGGGAGCGATTCAATCACGGGCAGGTTCTGTCGAAGCCGCGCACATGGGCACACTGTACCTGGACGAGATCGACAGCATGCCCTTGAACCTGCAGGCCAAACTGCTGCGCGTGCTGGAGTCGCGTGGAGTGGAGCGGCTGGGCTCGACGCGATTTATCCCGGTGGACATGCGTGTCATCGCGTCTGCCCAGCACTCGCTATGTGAAATGGTCGATCAAGGCGCTTTCAGGCGCGACCTGTATTTCCGCCTGAATGTGGTCAACATCCAACTTCCGGCGTTGCGAGATCAACGTGAACGCGTCATCCCTTTGTTCCTGAAGATGATCCAGCAGGAAGCGGAGCACTTCGAATGCACTGCACCTGTGCCTTCGGGAGCCCTGCTGCAACAACTGCTGTGCCACCCTTGGCGGGGAAACGTCCGCGAGCTGCGGTCGACAGCAAAACGTTTCGTCCTGGGTTTGCCGCCGCTTTCACCCCCCATAAACGAGGGGGCTGATACCCAGACCCACCTGAAGGCGCGCATGCAGCAAATTGAAAAAGCCTTGATTGAAGAGTCGTTGCGCCGTCATCAGCACTGCGTAGACAGGGTGGCGGTTGAACTGGGGGTTGCCAAGCGTACGCTGTACTACCGGATGAAACAGCTGGAAATAGCGCTCGGAGAAAGTCGATGA